The Heliangelus exortis chromosome 25, bHelExo1.hap1, whole genome shotgun sequence genomic interval GGAGATAAATCACATCATCTCATGACTTCCCACCAGCCACACATCAAGCCATGCACAAgccataattattttttttaaataagcactACCTTGAAAACTTTGCAATAGCAAGAAGCTAAGTAGACATTTCaccatcctctttttttttttttttttttttttttaatcctaggGCACACCAGAGCCTGAAAGCCAGCCAAGTGGTGAATTCTGCAGAAGATTCACTGCAAATACACCTCTGACTCTTGACTGCCTTCCTTCTGATGATGGGAAGGACACTGATGCTTtagttttattcatttataGATGTGTGCCTGGATCTGAGTGCTTGCACACACCCTGCAGCCCCAAGGTGTGACACTCCAGAgcacagcaaggaaaagaaagcagcaataTTATGGACTCACCAGGAGCAAAATCCTGAATAATGGAACTTTCTAGCACAAACAGCTTCCCAGGGACCCTCAGCACAGTGCCTGTTACCAGCAGTGGAAATATGCTCCTCTGACACTACACAGATTTTTCAATGATTCCCCTGATAGGAGGAGGATTAAAAAGCAATTAAGTGGCTCTCAtatttcaaatgcaaagccaTATTTCAGAACAGCAGACAGAGGAATATGGAGCTCTCCGGACTCAAAGATTTGTTATATTCCACtaaaaaaaagcccttcccTGGATACcttaaaaaggcaaaaccacAGTAGGATCCTACCCCACggggaggagaaaaaacactgcaaacCCCATCCAGCATTGTATTATGGAAAAGCCCTGCAAATTCCAGGCAATCTGCAAATgattttccccttccccacccaaACATCTCCTGCAAACTCCTACCATCACCAGCCGAGGCTgcaacagtgaaaaaatattaaaataaaaaccattcCTACCTTTAACTTGAGTGTCATATTCAGCTATGATCTCCTTATCCTTTTTGAATTTTGCTGGCGAcgtcatgttttcttttccaaaaaaaaaaaaaaaaaaaaaaaaaaaaaaaaaaaattaaccccaAAAGAGATCCACCAGAACGCCAGGCagaaaaaggggattttttttgatCCTCTCAAGGCGAtgcctccccccccttcccagccaaaaaaaaaaaaaaaaaaaaaaggcaaaacaataTAAATCAGTCCATGGAGAGAGGGTGtgagagggagcagcagcaaaatgcagATGTTGAGGGCTCAGAGGATGGAAGAGGCAGCAGTTTTGTCTCCCTGCACCAAAACCTTTCGTAGCAGCATCAGAGCAACGAAATCCTGCAGCCCCCAAAGGCTCTTCCTGATCGCTAACGTGAACAGCAGAGCCGGGGAGTGGAAGTCCTTCCGCACAACATGTTTTGTGTGggtttggttggcttttttttttttttttttttttcttcacccccccctcccctccttcttctTAAATGGTCTCCGAGATGATGCAAATCAAATCCCAGCCGAGAGCCGAAGCCGAGGAGGAGAAAGCCGCTTCCTTTGGTTCGCTTGCCTGcgagtaaaaaaaaaaaaataataaaaaaaaaaaaaattaaaaatgaaacaggacGTATTTAGAAAATTACAGCTCGCAGACAGCAGTCACAAGACGAGCAGCCCGAAATCTGggatgggaagaaggaaagctgCCCCTGTCAGCCAAATTAATTGCTAATTAGCCTTTAAGCAACAGCGTGAGGGAGgtgaggaaggcagagcccGGAGGTCAGCGGGCAGAACACGCCCCGACGGGGAGCAGGGGCTGGCTCGGAaaggggggtcccaggggggcCAAgagggaggggacacggggaggggacacggggagggagggaggggacgAGGGGCGGGAGGGGCCCCGAGCACAGCCCGGGGGGAGCGGAGCCGGAGCCCGgccaggctgcagcatccccGGCCGGGACCCGCACCCCAGCTCCATCCGCAGCTTTTCCTTCGCTAGCTCCTGGGTTTTGGGGTGATTTCGTGGaattttttgtggggttttgttggttttttttttttttctcccggGTGGGGGTCAGAGCTGGGGTGGGCGCAGCACGGGGTGTGCGGGGCAGCCCCGAACCTGCCCGCAGGGGGGATGGCGGGACGTAACTTTtctcaccctttttttttaaatctttttttttctcaattacgctattttcctctcttttttacGGGGAAGGAGGGGGCGAGGCTGCGGCCccgcgggcgggcgggcgggcagtCCCCGCGGAAGATGCGCGTACGGGAGGAAGGAATAAATAAACACGGCACCCGCCGGATCCGCATCCCGCCCGGGAAGAACAATGAGGGCGGCGGGGAAAGGAAGCGTAGGGAGGGCGGGGGGATCCcgggaggggaaagggggggggaaccGGGATTGAGGGACCCGGCCCCGCGCCCCGCCTCGGGGCCGAGCTGCGGGGAAGCGGCGGGGGCAGCCCCGAGCCCCCCGGCGAGGAAGGTGCGGGAGGGGATGGGTCCCGGTAACCGGGCGGGGCGATTACCTGGGCGCTGCGGAGCCGCCTCCCGCAGCCGGGCGTCCTCCGGCCGCTGACGCCCGCCACACGGTCCCCTGCACCGGACCGCCGCCGTCCCGCCCCTTCGCCAGAGCCGACCAATCCGTGGAGAGCTCTGCGCTTGAGGGACGGGCGCGCCGACGAATGAAATGGCTCCGTTCCTCTGCTGGCCACGCCCCCTTCCCCGCCGCCTGGCACTCGTAGCCACGCCCCATCGGGACGGGATGGGCGGAGCCCGGCGCAGCGCAGAAGCCCCGCCCCAAGGGTTCCGCGGGGGCGGGGCGAAATATGCAAAATAGGAGCGGGAGAGACCAATGGGAGCAAGGCAGGGCGCGCCCCTCCGCCAATCAGCGGGCGGTAGGGGTGGTGCCACTCGTCTCCTCCAATGGTCTGCAAGAAGAGGGTGCGCCCCACCCTTGAGATCCACCAATCAGAGAGGGAGGGCGTGTCCGCTCGCGTCCAATGGGAGCGCGAGGTAGGGAATTCAAACTGACAGGAGGGAGCGtggggacgggacgggacgggacgggacgggacgggacgggacgggacgggacgggacgggacgggacgggacgggacgggacggaTCAGATCAGATCAGTTTCGTTCAGatcggttcggttcggttcggttcggttcggttcggttcggtgGTGGCCGCCGCTATGTCCGGCAGCAGCTGCACCTTCGCGGAGCGGTTCgtgtccctgctgtgctgccGGTTCTGCcgggaggtgctgagctcccGGGGCATGAAGGCCGCGCTGCTGGCGGgcaccggtaccggtaccgACACCGGCACCGACACCGAGCTCTACTCCACAGACCTCCCGCCCTCGGGGTAAGTATCGGGACGGCACCGGGAAACGGCCCCAAAATTCGGGATTCAGCCCCTTCCTCCGTTCCCAGCCCCGGGAGGGTCCCGGTGGGAGCGGCCCCGTGTCAAAAGTCCCCGGGAATCGatccctggggagagggagggtgaGGAATGGCACGGGAAGGGCTCCCGGTGCTTCCCTGGGGAAAGGTGggaattagaaataaataaatatctgaaCCCAAAAAAAGCTCCTCCTGCACGGCACTGACTGCAGGAGCCCCCCCTGAGCTGGGGACCTGTTGGGTTCCTACAGAAACTTTGGAATTGTAGGGAAATAgggttaaaaaaatagaaggggaaaaaaaaagaaagaggaaaggaaaggagaggagaggaaaaataaaataaaaaaaaaaggaaaagaaaaggaaaagaaaaaggaaaagaaaaaggaaaagaaaaaggaaaagaaaaaggaaaagaaaaaggaaaagaaaaaggaaaagaaaaaaaaggaaaggaacagaagaaaaaaaataataagaaaaaactgaaagaaaagaaaaggataagaaaaaggaaaagaaaagaaaaagaaaaaaaaaaagaaaagaaaaaatttaaaaaaggaaaagaaaaataataagaaaagaaaaaggaaaatgaaaagaatagaaaaaggaaaagggaaagaaaggaaaaggaaaaggaaaaggaaaaaaagaacaggaaagggatagaaaagggaaaagaaagggaaaagaaaaggaaaagaaaagggaaaagaaaagggaaaaaaaaagggaaaaaaaaagggaaaaaaaaagggaaaaaaaaagggaaaaaaaaaagggaaaaaaaaagggaaaaaaaaagggaaaaaaaaagggaaaagtagaaagaaaatgaaaaaggaaaaggaaaagaataagaaaagaaacagaaaaaaaggaaaagaaaaagggaagaacaaggaaaggaagaggaaaagaataaaaaaagaaaaagggaaagaaaaagtataAGAAAATAAAcggaaaagaaaagggaaaaggaaaaggaaaaagaaacccaaaaaaaaaaaaaaaaaaaaaagtttggtttcGATGTCCTGCCCTTTGAGCTGTTATTCTCTCCTCTCAGCTGAGATTTCCCTCCACTCAGGTTTCTGTGTGGCTgccccaggcacagcaggacTGAGAGCCCAGTCTGTATCTGCCCTggggtttcttttccctttctgtttccACACCAGTGTCTGGGAGCTGAGAGGAAAGTGGGATTTACTGGTGCTGGGAAAGTTTAATAAACACAGGAGGTGAAACTGGCACCTTTTGGTTTGGCTCTggtgtttcagagctgtgttATCAAAACACTTCAGCTGCAATCAGAGCACACCTCCAGCTTGgtgtttcccttttctccaggaCTGTTGGGTTCATCGGGAGCTGCTTTTTCACTGACATCTGCAAATGCAAACTGAAGAACATTGCCTGCCTCAAGTGGTAAGAATTCCCTCCAGGATCAGCATCACCTCTTCCagcagatcatagaatcacagaatcctggaattggctgggttggaagggacctcagagctcatcaagtccaacccttgatccactccccccgtggttcccaacccatggcactgagtgccacatccaggctctttggaaatatctccagggaatCCACCTCCATCTCTGGCAGGGGTGATTTTCCTTTAGGGTTTCTGTAGGGGAATGAGAACcttgtgtgtgtgctgcacCCCTCTGCTCACCCCCCTGGGGGCTGCACCGGTGGGTGAGGGTGGGAACCAGAGgtgaggggtgggagggacaGATCCTGGGGTTTTGTGAGGTGGTTGGGGCCTTATAGAATcctagggttggaagggacctcagagctcatcaagtccaacccttgctccactccccccgtggttcccagcccatggcactgagtgccacatccaggctcttttgaaatatctccagggatggagaatccaccccttccctgggcagcccattccaatggctgagcaccctctccagaaagaaattctttctaatgtccaacctaaacctcccctggcacaacttgagacctcttgtgccctcttgtcttgctgagagttgcctgggaaaagagcccaacccccccctggctccaacctcctttcagggagttggagagtgatgaggtctcccctgagcctcctcttctccagcctcaacacccccagctccctcagcccttcctcacaggaattctgttggatcccttcacctcctttgggcctccatctccttcctgaattttgaggcccagaactggacacaggactcaagctgtgacctccccaggggcagaatcccttccctgggcctgctggccacactcttcctcatccaggattccattgggattcttggctacctgggcacacttggaatgttgaacctcatcccgttgggatcatcccaactctccaacctcctttcagggagttggagagagtgatgaggtctcccctgagcctcctcttctccagcctcaacacccccagctccctcagcccttcctcacaggacttgtgctggatcccttcccagcctccttgctcttctctggacctgctccagcacctcaatctccttcctgagctaaggggcccagaactggacacaggactcaggCTCTGaaccagagcagggcaggatgAACCCATTGCCCACTCAGCTCAGATTTAATGCTGGAAACTCAGATTTCTGGCCCTGGCTGCCAGTTTATTCCTCTGCAAGTCCCCAGGGAAAATGTGACAACCTTGTCAGGAGGCTGAGTAGATGAAAATGTTTGTGTGCCACCTGCCTGATGATTTCAGTGCTTCAGCACTGAGCTAATGGTGTGAATAGAGCCCCAGGAAGGAGTAGTTACTCATATATTAATTAATAGAGCATCCTCTTGGCAGGGCTGGTTGTTACTGGCAGATGGGAGATGCTGTCACTGAAGTTCTTGGAGTTCTTCTGTCTCCCTTATTAATTCCTgatatttaagaataaaaacaaCCACTCCTATAGCTCACACTTATTTGAGacaatttttca includes:
- the FAM72A gene encoding protein FAM72A isoform X1, yielding MSGSSCTFAERFVSLLCCRFCREVLSSRGMKAALLAGTGTGTDTGTDTELYSTDLPPSGTVGFIGSCFFTDICKCKLKNIACLKCGNIVGYHVISPCKPCLLSCNNGHLWMFYSQAVFGINRLDPSGGGWMPSVCCNLP
- the FAM72A gene encoding protein FAM72A isoform X2 produces the protein MSGSSCTFAERFVSLLCCRFCREVLSSRGMKAALLAGTGTGTDTGTDTELYSTDLPPSGTVGFIGSCFFTDICKCKLKNIACLKCGNIVGYHVISPCKPCLLSCNNGHLWMFYSQAVFGINRLDPSGVNVLLWGNLPDLEESTDEDTSCISEEEYIR